Proteins encoded together in one Macadamia integrifolia cultivar HAES 741 chromosome 8, SCU_Mint_v3, whole genome shotgun sequence window:
- the LOC122086548 gene encoding protein arginine methyltransferase NDUFAF7 homolog, mitochondrial isoform X2, translating into MLRRAPRISPRLLNGFGSFFTSSTQSSRPFSSPSEFQNSSPPIHHSEDPNQPTETLQSTAKISIDRSGLYNPPEHSHEPSADSELVKHLKGIIKFRGGPISVAEYMEEVLTNPKAGFYINRDVFGAQGDFITSPEVSQMFGEMVGVWAMCLWEQMGQPYKVNLVELGPGRGTLMADLLHGASKFVKFTRSLNIHMVECSPALQKLQYSALKCTEEDITGSNGGQRTVTNLAGAPVSWHATLEQVPTGLPTIIIAHEFYDALPVHQFQRASHVWCEKMVDVAENSQFRFVLSPQPTPAKFYLMKRCKWAAAEDSAKLDHIEVCPKAMELTHTIAKRISSDGGGALIIDYGMNGIVSASLQAIRKHKFVEILDNPGTADLSAYVDFSAIKHSAEEASVQNLYR; encoded by the exons ATGTTGAGAAGGGCACCACGGATCTCTCCTCGTCTCTTAAATGGCTTTGGTTccttctttacttcttctaCCCAATCCAGCCGGCCATTTTCTTCGCCGTCCGAATTCCAAAACTCGTCTCCTCCTATTCACCACTCCGAGGATCCCAACCAACCCACTGAAACTCTTCAGTCCACAGCTAAAATCTCCATTGATCGCTCGGGCTTGTACAATCCTCCTG AGCATTCCCATGAACCCTCTGCAGATTCTGAGCTGGTTAAGCATTTAAAGGGCATCATCAAG TTTCGTGGTGGACCTATCTCAGTTGCTGAGTATATGGAGGAAGTGTTGACAAATCCTAAGGCTGGGTTCTACATTAACAGGGATGTGTTTGGGGCCCAAGGTGATTTCATTACCTCTCCTGAAGTGAGCCAGATGTTTGGAGAG ATGGTTGGTGTTTGGGCCATGTGTCTCTGGGAGCAAATGGGACAACCATATAAAGTCAACCTAGTTGAACTGGGTCCAGGACGGGGAACCCTCATGGCTGATCTTCTCCAT ggTGCATCAAAATTTGTAAAATTCACAAGATCACTTAATATACACATGGTAGAATGCAGTCCCGCACTACAGAAACTGCAGTACAGCGCCTTGAAATGTACAGAAGAAGATATTACGGGCAGCAATGGTGGTCAAAGGACTGTAACCAACTTGGCAGGAGCTCCAGTTTCTTGGCATGCGACGCTGGAGCAGGTTCCAACAGGAT TGCCTACTATCATCATTGCCCATGAATTTTATGATGCTTTGCCAGTTCATCAGTTTCAG AGAGCTTCGCATGTTTGGTGTGAGAAAATGGTTGATGTTGCAGAAAATTCACA GTTTCGTTTTGTTCTATCTCCACAGCCTACACCTGCAAAATTCTATCTGATGAAGCGGTGTAAGTGGGCTGCAGCAGAAGACAGTGCTAAGCTTGATCACATTGAGGTTTGCCCAAAGGCAATGGAGCTGACTCATACAATTGCAAAGAGAATAAGTTCTGATGGTGGTGGAGCTCTTATAATTGATTATGGTATGAATGGAATAGTTTCAGCTAGTCTTCAG GCTATTCGGAAGCATAAGTTTGTCGAAATATTGGATAATCCTGGGACAGCTGACCTTAGTGCTTATGTTGATTTTTCTGCCATCAAGCATTCTGCGGAGGAAGCTTCAG TTCAAAATTTGTACAGGTGA
- the LOC122086547 gene encoding protein NRT1/ PTR FAMILY 4.6-like, whose amino-acid sequence MEEGQQLERWEGYVDWRNRPALRGHHGGMLAASFVLVVVVLENLAYLANASNLVLYFSMFMHLSPSLSANMVTNFMGTAFLLALLGGFLADAFFTTCHIYLISAVIEFLGLIILTVQARTPSLMPPTCDTANRNIPCQQVSGGKSAMLFVGLYLVALGVGGIKGSLTTHGAEQFDEATPQGRNQRSTFFNYFVFCLSCGALIAVTFVVWIEDNKGWVWGFGVSTIAIFLSIPVFLFGSTTYRNKIPTRSPLTTIFKVLIAAMCNGRCFTKSPSNAITSMVTSPPYTTEADELKEETDEKVRTQTPTQTLKFLNKAVKSNPVHPALECTVEDVEAVKIVIHVLPIFACTIMLNCCLAQLSTFSVQQAATMNTKLGSMKIPPASLPVFPVLFIMILAPIYDQIIIPFARRITKTETGISHLQRIGIGLILSIVAMVVAALVEIMRKRVATHLELIGSEEPLPLTLFWIALQYLFLGSADLFTLAGLLEFFFTEAPSSMRSLATALSWASLAMGYYLSSVLVSIVNGVTGTSHHKPWLQGTNLNHYHLDWFYWTLSVLSGLNFLHYLFWANRYKYGSTKAGN is encoded by the exons ATG GAAGAAGGACAACAGTTAGAGAGATGGGAAGGCTATGTAGACTGGAGGAACAGACCAGCTTTGAGAGGCCACCATGGGGGCATGCTTGCTGCCTCCTTCGTTTTAG tGGTGGTGGTATTGGAGAACCTGGCATACCTAGCCAATGCAAGCAACCTGGTCCTGTACTTCTCCATGTTCATGCACTTATCACCCTCCCTATCAGCCAACATGGTGACCAATTTCATGGGGACTGCCTTCCTCCTAGCTCTTCTTGGGGGCTTCCTGGCTGATGCTTTCTTCACTACTTGTCACATCTATTTGATAAGTGCAGTTATTGAGTTCCTG GGGCTGATAATACTCACAGTGCAAGCTCGCACACCGTCTCTGATGCCACCAACCTGCGACACGGCCAACCGGAACATTCCATGCCAACAAGTATCGGGTGGCAAGTCAGCCATGTTGTTTGTGGGGCTTTACCTGGTGGCACTGGGCGTTGGAGGAATTAAAGGGTCGCTAACTACACACGGTGCTGAGCAATTTGATGAGGCCACCCCACAGGGACGGAACCAGAGATCCACATTCTTCAATTACTTCGTCTTCTGCCTCTCCTGCGGTGCTCTCATTGCCGTTACTTTTGTCGTCTGGATTGAAGACAACAAAGGCTGGGTATGGGGTTTTGGGGTCTCCACGATTGCCATATTCCTCTCCATTCCTGTCTTCCTCTTTGGTTCAACCACTTATCGCAACAAGATCCCTACTAGAAGTCCTCTTACAACCATATTCAAG GTCTTGATTGCAGCAATGTGCAATGGTAGATGCTTTACAAAGAGCCCAAGCAATGCCATCACAAGCATGGTGACAAGCCCTCCCTACACAACCGAAGCTGATGAGTTGAAAGAGGAGACTGATGAGAAAGTTAGAACTCAGACCCCAACCCAGACCCTCAAGTTCCTTAACAAAGCTGTTAAAAGCAATCCTGTCCACCCAGCACTAGAATGCACCGTGGAGGATGTTGAAGCTGTCAAAATAGTAATCCATGTTCTCCCAATTTTTGCTTGCACCATCATGCTTAACTGCTGCCTTGCACAGCTCTCTACCTTTTCTGTCCAACAAGCAGCCACCATGAACACCAAGCTTGGCTCCATGAAGATCCCTCCAGCTTCGCTCCCAGTCTTCCCTGTCCTCTTTATCATGATCCTCGCACCTATTTATGACCAAATCATCATTCCATTCGCAAGGAGAATAACAAAAACAGAGACGGGGATATCTCATCTGCAACGGATCGGTATAGGGCTGATTCTCTCTATTGTGGCAATGGTGGTGGCAGCTTTGGTGGAGATCATGCGGAAGCGGGTTGCTACCCACTTGGAGCTGATTGGCTCTGAAGAACCTTTACCCCTTACATTATTTTGGATTGCCCTGCAATACTTGTTCCTTGGGTCTGCAGATCTGTTCACATTGGCCGGTCTGCTGGAATTCTTCTTCACCGAGGCACCTTCAAGCATGAGATCCTTGGCAACAGCCCTTTCCTGGGCATCGTTGGCCATGGGTTACTACCTCAGTTCAGTGCTGGTATCGATAGTCAATGGTGTCACTGGTACCTCGCATCACAAACCATGGCTACAAGGTACCAACTTGAATCATTACCACCTTGATTGGTTCTACTGGACGTTGTCCGTGCTAAGTGGACTGAATTTCTTGCACTATCTCTTCTGGGCCAACCGCTACAAGTATGGATCAACAAAAGCTGGTAACTAG
- the LOC122086078 gene encoding aldehyde oxidase GLOX, translated as MAANPFFFLSFLSLLSFLFILPTQCQTEPSPSMSGGNWVLLHSSIGISAMHMQLLRNDKVIMFDRTDFGPSNLSLPTGHCRSDPNDVALTNDCTAHSLLYDIPSNSFRPLLVQTDTWCSSGSVLPNGTLVQIGGFNDGERVVRTFSPCTDDQCDWTELPYYLSVRRWYSSNQILPDGRIIVVGGRKAFTYEFYPKSSSAPVNYPLRFLKETSDGIEENNLYPFLHLLPDGHLFIFANTRSILLDYVKNQVLREFPEIPGGHKRNYPSTGSSVLLPLFLSQSPEAEVMVCGGAPPGAFYLTQQGVYVGASSTCGRLKVTDPNPVWVMEKMPMGRVMPDMLLLPTGDVLILNGAANGTAGWEDAINPVLNPVLYHPYERDSTRRFSVLEASPIPRLYHSAAVVIPDGRILVGGSNPHRLYNFTGVLYPTELSLEAFSPHYLATEYSDFRPRVVAAGPNVSYHDTFTVAFELSVYRSEQGISVTLLAPSFTTHSFAMNQRLLVLNVVSLIQLSTSAYQASVEGPTDAAVAPPGYYLVFVVHVGIPSHGVWVKVG; from the coding sequence ATGGCGGCcaaccctttcttcttcttatccttcCTCTCACTTCTATCTTTCTTATTCATCTTACCCACACAATGCCAGACTGAGCCCTCACCGTCGATGTCCGGGGGTAACTGGGTTCTGCTACATTCAAGCATAGGCATCTCAGCCATGCACATGCAGCTCCTCCGAAACGATAAGGTCATCATGTTTGACCGTACAGACTTCGGTCCCTCTAACCTTTCTCTCCCCACCGGCCACTGCCGTTCCGACCCCAACGACGTCGCTCTCACCAACGACTGTACTGCTCACTCCCTTCTCTACGACATCCCTTCCAACAGCTTCCGTCCTCTCCTGGTCCAAACCGACACCTGGTGTTCATCCGGTTCCGTCCTCCCCAACGGTACTCTCGTCCAGATTGGAGGCTTTAACGATGGAGAACGCGTCGTCCGTACCTTCTCTCCCTGCACCGACGATCAATGCGATTGGACGGAGTTACCGTACTACCTCTCGGTACGACGTTGGTACTCCTCGAACCAGATCCTCCCTGACGGACGCATTATTGTCGTCGGTGGTCGAAAGGCGTTCACTTATGAGTTCTATCCTAAAAGCTCATCAGCTCCGGTGAATTACCCTCTGCGATTCTTGAAAGAAACCAGCGATGGCATCGAAGAAAACAATCTTTACCCGTTCTTGCATTTGTTACCTGACGGTCACCTCTTCATCTTCGCCAACACTCGCTCGATCTTGCTTGATTACGTCAAGAACCAGGTTCTGCGAGAGTTCCCTGAGATCCCCGGCGGTCACAAGAGGAACTATCCTAGTACTGGGTCGTCGGTGTTGCTTCCGCTTTTTCTTTCTCAGTCGCCGGAGGCGGAGGTGATGGTGTGCGGTGGTGCGCCACCCGGCGCATTTTACCTAACGCAGCAAGGGGTGTACGTAGGCGCATCCAGCACCTGCGGTAGACTCAAGGTGACAGACCCGAATCCGGTTTGGGTCATGGAAAAGATGCCGATGGGTCGAGTCATGCCCGACATGCTCCTCCTCCCTACGGGAGACGTCCTTATTCTCAATGGCGCCGCCAACGGTACGGCCGGTTGGGAGGATGCGATCAACCCAGTTCTGAACCCGGTTCTTTACCATCCTTACGAACGAGACTCGACTCGCCGGTTCAGTGTCCTCGAGGCATCCCCGATTCCTAGGCTGTACCACTCGGCAGCGGTGGTGATACCCGATGGGCGCATTTTAGTGGGAGGCAGCAATCCCCACAGGCTTTATAACTTCACCGGCGTTCTTTACCCGACGGAGCTGAGCTTGGAGGCGTTTTCGCCGCATTACCTGGCGACAGAGTACTCGGATTTCCGACCCCGGGTTGTAGCGGCGGGACCCAACGTATCGTATCATGATACGTTCACAGTGGCGTTCGAGTTATCGGTGTACCGGTCGGAACAGGGGATATCGGTAACATTGTTGGCGCCGTCGTTTACGACGCATTCGTTCGCGATGAATCAGAGACTGTTGGTGTTGAATGTGGTCAGTCTTATCCAACTTTCCACATCGGCATATCAGGCCAGCGTGGAGGGGCCCACAGATGCAGCGGTGGCACCACCTGGATactacttggtatttgtggtcCACGTTGGCATTCCAAGCCACGGTGTATGGGTCAAGGTCGGGTGA
- the LOC122086548 gene encoding protein arginine methyltransferase NDUFAF7, mitochondrial isoform X1, whose amino-acid sequence MLRRAPRISPRLLNGFGSFFTSSTQSSRPFSSPSEFQNSSPPIHHSEDPNQPTETLQSTAKISIDRSGLYNPPEHSHEPSADSELVKHLKGIIKFRGGPISVAEYMEEVLTNPKAGFYINRDVFGAQGDFITSPEVSQMFGEMVGVWAMCLWEQMGQPYKVNLVELGPGRGTLMADLLHGASKFVKFTRSLNIHMVECSPALQKLQYSALKCTEEDITGSNGGQRTVTNLAGAPVSWHATLEQVPTGLPTIIIAHEFYDALPVHQFQRASHVWCEKMVDVAENSQFRFVLSPQPTPAKFYLMKRCKWAAAEDSAKLDHIEVCPKAMELTHTIAKRISSDGGGALIIDYGMNGIVSASLQAIRKHKFVEILDNPGTADLSAYVDFSAIKHSAEEASGDVSVHGPITQSQFLGSLGINFRVEALLQNCTDEQAESLRTGYWQLVGDGEAPFWEGPDEQTPIGMGTRYLVMAIVNKKQGVPVPFE is encoded by the exons ATGTTGAGAAGGGCACCACGGATCTCTCCTCGTCTCTTAAATGGCTTTGGTTccttctttacttcttctaCCCAATCCAGCCGGCCATTTTCTTCGCCGTCCGAATTCCAAAACTCGTCTCCTCCTATTCACCACTCCGAGGATCCCAACCAACCCACTGAAACTCTTCAGTCCACAGCTAAAATCTCCATTGATCGCTCGGGCTTGTACAATCCTCCTG AGCATTCCCATGAACCCTCTGCAGATTCTGAGCTGGTTAAGCATTTAAAGGGCATCATCAAG TTTCGTGGTGGACCTATCTCAGTTGCTGAGTATATGGAGGAAGTGTTGACAAATCCTAAGGCTGGGTTCTACATTAACAGGGATGTGTTTGGGGCCCAAGGTGATTTCATTACCTCTCCTGAAGTGAGCCAGATGTTTGGAGAG ATGGTTGGTGTTTGGGCCATGTGTCTCTGGGAGCAAATGGGACAACCATATAAAGTCAACCTAGTTGAACTGGGTCCAGGACGGGGAACCCTCATGGCTGATCTTCTCCAT ggTGCATCAAAATTTGTAAAATTCACAAGATCACTTAATATACACATGGTAGAATGCAGTCCCGCACTACAGAAACTGCAGTACAGCGCCTTGAAATGTACAGAAGAAGATATTACGGGCAGCAATGGTGGTCAAAGGACTGTAACCAACTTGGCAGGAGCTCCAGTTTCTTGGCATGCGACGCTGGAGCAGGTTCCAACAGGAT TGCCTACTATCATCATTGCCCATGAATTTTATGATGCTTTGCCAGTTCATCAGTTTCAG AGAGCTTCGCATGTTTGGTGTGAGAAAATGGTTGATGTTGCAGAAAATTCACA GTTTCGTTTTGTTCTATCTCCACAGCCTACACCTGCAAAATTCTATCTGATGAAGCGGTGTAAGTGGGCTGCAGCAGAAGACAGTGCTAAGCTTGATCACATTGAGGTTTGCCCAAAGGCAATGGAGCTGACTCATACAATTGCAAAGAGAATAAGTTCTGATGGTGGTGGAGCTCTTATAATTGATTATGGTATGAATGGAATAGTTTCAGCTAGTCTTCAG GCTATTCGGAAGCATAAGTTTGTCGAAATATTGGATAATCCTGGGACAGCTGACCTTAGTGCTTATGTTGATTTTTCTGCCATCAAGCATTCTGCGGAGGAAGCTTCAG GTGATGTATCAGTTCATGGCCCAATTACTCAGTCTCAATTTTTGGGTTCCCTTGGTATAAACTTCCGAGTCGAGGCACTGCTGCAAAACTGCACAGATGAGCAGGCGGAGTCCCTGAGGACAGGATACTGGCAATTGGTGGGGGATGGAGAAGCCCCATTCTGGGAGGGACCTGATGAGCAAACACCCATTGGTATGGGTACACGGTATTTGGTAATGGCAATCGTGAACAAGAAGCAAGGTGTTCCAGTTCCATTCGAATAA